In the genome of Gloeotrichia echinulata CP02, one region contains:
- a CDS encoding CHAT domain-containing protein, with product MPLRTDRAVGCVSQRRNAPPRFAAVAAVGCVSQRHNAPPRFAVHQRNTPPRFAVHQLKICGALACGVTHPTNYYKFLPLYCLRKFMKSVTPKINLLLLMGTIAQVLVLGMSAFAPVQAQSITPAADGTNTVVTPNGNSVDISGGTLSGNGANLFHSFQKFGVDSNQTANFLSNPNIQNILGRVVGGEASIINGLIQVTGGNSNLFLLNPSGIIFGANASLNVPGDFTATTANGIGFGSNWFNAFGDNNYAALVGTPSGFNFTTAQPGSIVNLGNLAVGNGKDLTLVGGTVVSTGELSAPGGNITIAAVPGENVLRISQPGNLLSLEITPGANTSGNISVASLPELLTGGSVSNANGLTINSNGQVELTAGSIPVNSGDVVAKGVTANTATLSAANNLTLSESQLVTTGDLNLLAGNTVKVRDSVVNPFLAQAGGNLYIQGNQSIDILALNHPQTPFISGGNLTLVSDGNVSGDAHFASGGQFAIKNLAGGAGNFVSLFDPIIRANGDVSFGNYTGAALKVEATGSIQAGNITINSPDTSESIPSSDPDFTALTTSNALILRAGLASVSPTGLPSSAEGTSFTTPASPLLPTGSIQVGSINTYTSSNGIISNGGTVILQATGNITAQYINTFGGDINLTSTNGEINLTSTNGIYTGGYYANSQNQQNGGNITLNAYGNINTGFISSYGGYGGYINNVNQSNSRNGGAINITSSNGNVTTGYISSDSNNYYYNSSNSTAYYGNAGNAGAVTITANNGSITTNSISTSSYAGSYNNAIPVNSGNGGNITLNAKGNINAGYINTGSYLYNNNGGNAGNGGAVNITSTNGNVTIEDIDSTSSANNSGSSTTDNSGNAGNGGAVTITANNGSITNRGYTNSNNITDTGYITSGAYSENGNAGNGGAITLNAKNDISTGVLVSAAYAPKGTSGTGGNIDINTGGLFRVTDKINDSTIQNFPAVSIASFGGSGNGSIAIKYGGNATSFVVGDATTNGTAGAIIPSLTNIISPITSFQGNILINSQTPAPTPTAIQPPQVNTPNQETTSEKEQTGTTPTTIALPSTSSNPPIQTSTAIEEKEEKLTQQFNVLVGQPTNQTPIKTTGEARATLRQIQAQIGIKPAIVYASFTPENYIPGSTNSNFAAQNSDVLDLVIVTAEGEPIRKQIPGATRAKVLAALTEFRSDIADPNKIVTANSTASKQLGKTNNTSYLTSAQQLYQWLIAPQEEELQKQGIKNLMFVMDEGLRSLPIAALHDGKQFLVEKYSVALLPSLSLTDTKYVGVKNTQVLGLGAEMFTADQNQPSLRAVPVEISAITQKLWRGKYLLNQSFKLENLKGQRATTPYGIVHLATHADFPSLEKGGRNESYIQLYNQKLRLNQIRELGWNNPPVELLVLSACQSALGDAEAELGFAGLAIQTGVKSAVASLWYVSDPGTLGLMTEFYRQLNTAPIKAEALRQAQIAMIQGKVRIEGNEFVGTNGSIKLTPEIAQYLRQNIAGDLSHPFYWAAFTMIGSPW from the coding sequence GTGCCCCTACGAACCGATAGAGCCGTAGGGTGCGTTAGCCAACGGCGTAACGCACCACCAAGATTTGCAGCCGTAGCAGCCGTAGGGTGCGTTAGCCAACGGCATAACGCACCACCAAGATTTGCAGTGCATCAGCGTAACACACCACCAAGATTTGCAGTGCATCAGTTAAAGATTTGCGGTGCGTTAGCCTGCGGCGTAACGCACCCTACAAATTACTACAAATTTCTACCACTATATTGTTTGAGGAAGTTTATGAAATCTGTCACACCCAAAATTAACTTACTATTGTTGATGGGCACAATTGCTCAAGTACTTGTTCTGGGAATGAGTGCATTTGCTCCGGTGCAAGCTCAATCTATCACCCCTGCAGCCGATGGCACAAATACTGTTGTCACTCCTAACGGTAATAGCGTTGATATTAGTGGGGGTACTCTTTCGGGAAATGGTGCTAATCTGTTCCACAGCTTTCAAAAGTTTGGTGTTGACTCGAACCAAACGGCTAATTTTCTCTCTAACCCGAATATTCAAAATATTTTAGGACGGGTTGTTGGTGGCGAAGCATCTATTATTAATGGACTAATTCAAGTCACGGGTGGGAACTCAAATCTGTTTTTGCTCAACCCATCTGGTATTATCTTTGGTGCTAACGCTAGTTTAAATGTCCCTGGTGATTTCACCGCTACTACTGCTAATGGAATTGGCTTTGGTTCAAATTGGTTTAATGCTTTTGGTGATAACAACTACGCGGCTTTGGTGGGAACTCCCAGCGGTTTTAATTTCACCACAGCGCAACCAGGAAGCATCGTTAATTTGGGTAATTTAGCTGTAGGTAACGGGAAAGATTTAACTTTAGTTGGTGGTACCGTCGTCAGCACGGGAGAATTATCTGCACCAGGAGGTAATATTACTATCGCCGCAGTCCCCGGTGAAAATGTGTTACGCATTAGCCAACCGGGAAATCTTCTGAGTTTAGAAATTACTCCTGGTGCGAATACATCTGGTAATATATCCGTTGCCAGTTTACCTGAACTGTTAACAGGTGGAAGCGTCAGCAATGCTAATGGTTTAACAATCAACAGCAACGGACAGGTAGAATTGACTGCTGGTAGCATTCCGGTAAATAGTGGCGATGTCGTCGCTAAAGGGGTGACAGCAAATACAGCAACTTTATCAGCAGCAAATAATTTAACTTTGTCAGAAAGTCAATTGGTAACAACTGGCGATTTAAATTTATTGGCTGGTAATACTGTCAAGGTGCGCGATAGTGTGGTCAATCCCTTTTTAGCGCAAGCGGGGGGAAATCTTTATATTCAGGGTAATCAAAGCATCGATATTTTAGCTTTAAATCATCCCCAAACACCCTTTATTAGTGGGGGGAATTTAACTTTAGTTAGTGATGGTAATGTTTCTGGCGATGCACATTTTGCCAGTGGGGGACAATTTGCGATTAAAAATTTAGCCGGTGGTGCGGGTAATTTTGTCAGTTTATTTGACCCAATTATTCGTGCTAACGGTGATGTTAGCTTTGGTAATTATACAGGTGCGGCTTTAAAAGTTGAAGCAACGGGGAGTATTCAGGCTGGAAATATTACGATTAATTCACCAGATACGAGTGAGAGTATTCCCAGTTCTGACCCGGATTTTACAGCTTTAACTACTAGCAATGCTTTAATTTTACGCGCTGGTTTAGCTTCAGTTTCTCCTACTGGTCTTCCTAGTTCTGCGGAGGGAACAAGTTTTACAACACCAGCCAGTCCCTTGTTACCAACGGGAAGCATTCAGGTGGGGAGTATCAACACCTACACCTCATCAAATGGAATAATCAGCAATGGTGGCACTGTAATTCTCCAGGCTACAGGTAATATCACCGCACAATATATTAATACTTTTGGTGGAGATATTAACCTCACTAGCACTAACGGTGAGATTAACCTCACTAGCACTAACGGGATATATACTGGTGGTTATTATGCAAATTCGCAAAATCAACAAAATGGTGGCAATATCACCCTCAATGCCTACGGCAATATCAACACAGGGTTTATATCTTCATATGGAGGATATGGTGGATACATTAATAATGTTAATCAGAGTAATAGTCGTAATGGCGGTGCTATTAACATTACTTCCAGCAATGGTAACGTCACCACAGGATATATAAGCTCAGACTCAAATAACTACTACTACAATTCTTCAAACTCAACAGCCTATTATGGAAATGCTGGTAATGCAGGTGCAGTCACTATCACGGCAAATAATGGCAGCATAACTACAAATAGCATATCGACATCCTCATATGCTGGGTCTTATAATAATGCAATTCCTGTTAACAGTGGTAATGGTGGAAATATCACCCTCAATGCCAAAGGGAATATCAACGCAGGGTATATAAATACAGGTTCATACTTGTACAATAATAATGGGGGTAATGCTGGTAATGGGGGTGCTGTTAACATTACTTCTACCAATGGTAACGTCACCATAGAAGATATAGACTCAACCTCATCAGCCAACAACTCTGGAAGCTCAACAACCGACAATTCTGGTAATGCTGGTAATGGAGGTGCAGTCACCATCACTGCAAATAATGGGAGCATCACAAATCGAGGATATACCAACAGCAACAACATCACAGATACAGGATATATAACATCAGGTGCATACTCAGAAAATGGGAATGCTGGTAATGGGGGTGCAATTACTTTAAATGCCAAAAATGATATTTCCACCGGAGTGCTAGTTTCTGCTGCTTATGCTCCAAAAGGCACCAGCGGCACTGGGGGTAATATAGACATCAATACTGGTGGATTATTTCGTGTAACTGACAAAATTAATGATTCGACCATACAGAATTTCCCAGCCGTCAGCATCGCTTCCTTTGGTGGTTCTGGTAACGGTTCTATCGCTATCAAATATGGCGGTAATGCTACTTCTTTTGTTGTCGGCGACGCCACTACCAACGGCACTGCAGGAGCAATTATTCCTAGTTTAACTAACATCATTTCACCTATTACATCTTTTCAAGGCAACATTCTAATAAATAGCCAAACACCAGCACCCACGCCAACAGCAATACAACCACCACAAGTAAATACACCCAATCAAGAAACAACATCAGAAAAAGAGCAGACAGGAACGACACCCACCACCATTGCATTACCATCAACTAGCAGTAATCCACCCATACAAACCAGCACAGCTATTGAAGAAAAAGAAGAAAAATTGACGCAGCAATTTAATGTATTGGTAGGACAACCGACAAATCAAACTCCAATCAAAACTACAGGAGAAGCACGGGCTACCCTGCGTCAAATTCAAGCACAAATAGGCATTAAACCAGCAATTGTTTATGCTTCCTTTACTCCCGAAAACTACATACCTGGCTCTACTAATTCCAACTTTGCAGCCCAAAATAGTGACGTTCTCGATTTAGTTATCGTCACCGCCGAAGGTGAACCCATTCGCAAACAAATACCCGGCGCAACTAGAGCCAAAGTTCTCGCAGCGTTGACAGAATTTAGAAGTGACATTGCTGACCCTAACAAAATTGTCACTGCTAATTCAACCGCCAGCAAGCAACTGGGAAAAACTAATAACACCAGCTATTTAACCAGCGCCCAGCAACTTTATCAATGGCTAATTGCGCCGCAAGAAGAGGAATTGCAAAAACAGGGAATCAAAAATTTAATGTTTGTCATGGATGAAGGATTGCGATCGCTCCCCATAGCAGCGCTCCATGATGGTAAACAGTTTCTCGTCGAAAAGTACAGTGTCGCACTGCTTCCCAGTCTCAGTCTCACTGATACTAAATACGTTGGCGTCAAAAACACCCAAGTCTTAGGATTGGGTGCAGAAATGTTTACCGCAGACCAAAATCAACCAAGTTTACGGGCTGTACCTGTAGAAATTTCTGCTATCACTCAAAAACTGTGGCGCGGAAAATATCTCCTCAACCAAAGCTTTAAACTAGAAAATCTTAAAGGACAACGAGCCACAACACCATACGGAATTGTTCACCTAGCTACCCACGCTGACTTTCCCAGTTTAGAAAAAGGTGGGCGCAATGAATCATACATCCAGCTTTATAACCAAAAGCTGCGACTCAATCAAATACGCGAGTTAGGCTGGAATAATCCACCAGTAGAATTACTAGTGTTAAGTGCTTGTCAGTCAGCTTTAGGCGATGCTGAAGCGGAGTTAGGTTTTGCTGGGTTAGCTATACAAACTGGGGTCAAATCAGCCGTTGCTAGTTTGTGGTACGTCTCCGATCCTGGAACTTTGGGACTAATGACGGAGTTTTACCGACAGTTAAATACAGCACCAATTAAAGCCGAAGCCCTGCGACAAGCTCAAATAGCCATGATACAGGGCAAAGTGCGAATTGAAGGTAATGAATTTGTTGGTA
- a CDS encoding serine protease, giving the protein MVNRYLLPACLLGATMVIVASPAFSQSASQPKPAPEPQEIARLAKATVVRIEPTVNSPGSGVIIGRYQEGGKNVYVVLTANHVVQYEDDEYYVVTPLPQGGRQRQRIGISTDKDIERLPGVDLAIVKFRSDRIYKTATIGDSKYITEGALIYVAGFPNPGAAIKKRVFQFTGSLVSSRLDGESVEGDKNTASDQGYTIVYTANTRAGMSGGPVLDASGRVVGIHGQGDRDPGNNGQVSQSGNQESGPSAGTDKTGFNLGIPIEKFLSKRQRNSNRLGLRFDTSAPGVFNVTISIRGGGGRPSVPASIQEEEDAAVENVNDKPAASSKPVPSQPTVPQNTAPAPSQPASGSGRLF; this is encoded by the coding sequence ATGGTAAATCGCTATCTGTTACCGGCTTGCTTGCTCGGCGCGACAATGGTGATTGTCGCGAGTCCGGCTTTTTCGCAAAGCGCCTCCCAGCCAAAACCAGCGCCTGAACCGCAGGAAATAGCCAGGCTGGCTAAAGCTACAGTCGTCAGAATTGAACCTACGGTAAATTCCCCAGGTTCTGGTGTGATTATTGGTCGCTACCAGGAAGGGGGAAAGAATGTTTATGTGGTATTAACGGCAAATCATGTTGTTCAGTACGAAGATGATGAGTATTATGTTGTCACACCATTACCTCAAGGTGGGAGACAACGCCAAAGAATTGGGATTTCTACTGATAAAGATATTGAAAGATTGCCTGGTGTCGATTTAGCAATTGTCAAATTCAGGAGCGATCGCATTTATAAAACTGCTACCATTGGCGATTCTAAGTATATAACAGAGGGCGCTCTAATTTATGTGGCAGGATTTCCTAACCCTGGCGCAGCAATTAAAAAGCGCGTCTTTCAATTCACTGGTTCTCTGGTTTCTAGTCGCTTAGATGGCGAGTCTGTTGAGGGCGACAAAAATACCGCCAGTGACCAAGGATACACTATTGTTTATACCGCCAATACCAGAGCGGGTATGAGTGGTGGTCCAGTATTAGATGCATCAGGGCGAGTTGTGGGTATCCACGGTCAAGGTGACAGAGACCCAGGTAATAACGGTCAAGTGTCTCAATCAGGTAATCAAGAAAGTGGACCTTCTGCAGGTACAGACAAAACCGGATTTAATTTGGGGATTCCCATTGAGAAATTTTTGAGCAAAAGACAAAGAAATAGTAACAGGCTTGGTCTGAGGTTTGATACTTCAGCGCCTGGTGTGTTTAATGTGACTATTTCGATTAGAGGTGGAGGTGGTCGTCCCAGTGTACCAGCGTCAATTCAAGAAGAAGAAGATGCGGCGGTGGAAAATGTGAATGACAAACCTGCAGCATCATCAAAACCGGTGCCATCTCAGCCTACAGTTCCCCAAAATACTGCTCCTGCTCCCAGTCAACCGGCTTCTGGTTCAGGACGGCTTTTTTAA
- a CDS encoding serine protease: protein MRFPNNSIIACVGSLVVGLSTQAAFSLEANFSETASNGLEISGELSLTQLQNRARAITVKVIAGQGWGSGILIRKQGENYTVLTNAHVIRIAHRYRIQTPDGKIYSAQQITTRFHDDDLALLNFRSANNYAIARTTSSSISVGDETFAAGFPDDEQGFAFTIGKVDYVLPQPFRDGYQLGYSNDIRKGMSGGPVLNNRGELIAVNGKHKHPLWGNSYIFKDGSTPVLAIRQQLENSSWAVPIQTFLRLAPQ from the coding sequence ATGCGTTTTCCCAACAATAGTATTATTGCTTGTGTTGGCAGTCTGGTTGTCGGCTTGTCAACACAGGCTGCTTTTTCATTAGAGGCAAATTTTAGTGAAACGGCTAGTAATGGTCTGGAAATTTCTGGGGAATTGTCATTAACACAACTACAGAATCGCGCTCGTGCAATTACAGTTAAAGTAATAGCTGGTCAAGGTTGGGGTTCAGGTATTTTAATTAGAAAACAGGGTGAAAATTACACGGTTCTGACTAACGCCCATGTCATCAGAATTGCCCATAGGTATCGAATTCAAACCCCCGACGGGAAAATTTATTCAGCGCAACAAATTACAACCAGATTTCACGATGATGATTTAGCATTGCTCAATTTTAGGAGCGCGAATAATTATGCGATCGCCCGCACTACATCATCGTCAATATCAGTCGGTGATGAAACTTTTGCAGCGGGGTTTCCTGATGATGAACAGGGATTTGCATTTACAATCGGCAAAGTTGACTATGTTTTACCTCAACCTTTCCGCGATGGCTACCAATTAGGCTATAGCAACGATATTCGCAAAGGTATGAGTGGTGGACCAGTCCTAAATAATCGGGGTGAATTAATCGCTGTTAACGGTAAACATAAGCATCCACTTTGGGGAAATAGTTACATTTTTAAGGATGGTTCTACACCAGTTTTAGCAATACGTCAACAACTAGAAAATTCCAGTTGGGCGGTGCCAATACAAACATTTTTACGACTCGCTCCTCAATAA
- a CDS encoding COP23 domain-containing protein, translating to MLRRLMSVVAGAAVLSSLTAVFSTPSYAADVRFFCGEQNGKLFTFAQRPGRDPVRVVNWNSREFSRSGYNPLTRCNQVSERFQKEYNRNGLAYITVGIVNGYRVVCNAEPLGSCNSDNILFTVNSKNDAVVSVQQIFVIRDGNASSRIYVQESSGRTYLDLGKVINSDAAQPSDSPEATPAAEPSAKPNSGRF from the coding sequence ATGTTACGTAGATTAATGAGCGTTGTTGCTGGCGCTGCAGTTTTGAGTAGTTTAACAGCAGTATTTAGCACTCCTAGCTATGCTGCTGATGTACGATTTTTTTGTGGTGAACAAAATGGTAAACTGTTTACCTTTGCTCAACGCCCCGGTCGTGATCCTGTCAGAGTAGTTAACTGGAATTCCAGAGAATTTTCTCGTTCTGGATATAATCCCTTAACCCGCTGTAACCAAGTTTCAGAAAGATTTCAGAAAGAATATAACCGCAATGGGTTAGCATATATAACCGTTGGTATCGTTAATGGTTACCGTGTGGTTTGTAACGCCGAACCTCTGGGTAGTTGCAACTCCGACAATATTTTGTTCACCGTCAATTCCAAAAATGATGCAGTAGTCTCTGTGCAACAAATTTTTGTCATTCGTGATGGTAATGCTAGTTCTAGAATCTATGTCCAAGAGTCTTCTGGTCGGACTTATTTAGACTTAGGTAAAGTCATCAACAGTGATGCTGCTCAACCAAGCGATTCCCCAGAGGCTACTCCAGCAGCAGAACCATCTGCTAAACCAAATTCTGGTAGATTTTAG
- a CDS encoding ShlB/FhaC/HecB family hemolysin secretion/activation protein, whose amino-acid sequence MRDNFPSNPHEFDTKIKNKNPQSPVPIFKLGFLSCVFLIPTAVLVGYLSPSYAIETFAQAPNPQGDPNRDRLPQPAPIPEPLSPQPQPELQKPPVPETSPAPAAVTIEVKEIQVEGSTIFTAADWNQYTQPKIGQKVTLAELQEVANQITQLYLKRGYITSRAILAAQTITDSVVKIQVIEGSLEKIDIQGITRLNPEYVRSRISLGAGTPLSTIKLEDQLRLLRSDPLFANVEASLRPGSSEGKSILRVRVTEAKSFNTALSIDNYSPPSVGSERLGISSVYRNLTGLGDELAASYYRTTTGGSNLYDFSYRVPLNAMNGTLQLRTTINNNKVTESPFEVLDIRGESELYEISYRQPIVRSLAEEFALSLAFAVQNGQTFLFGQPSRFDSGPDAEGNSRTRVIKFGQDYVKRDLQGAWALRSQFSFGTGLFDATINVDPTPDGNFFSWLGQVQRVQNLDENNRLIIQADVQLTPNGLLSSQQFVIGGGQSVRGYRQNVRAGDNGFRLSLEDQITVSRDQGKNPVLQLAPFFDLGVVWNVDDNPNRLLKQNLLASTGLGVIWKPAPNFNLRLDYGLGLVKLDDKGDNTQDNGFYFSLGYRL is encoded by the coding sequence ATGCGAGACAATTTCCCGTCCAACCCCCATGAATTTGATACAAAAATAAAAAATAAAAATCCCCAATCTCCAGTCCCTATCTTCAAACTAGGATTTTTGTCGTGTGTGTTTTTAATTCCCACCGCTGTCTTAGTTGGGTATCTATCACCAAGTTATGCTATAGAGACATTCGCACAAGCACCGAACCCACAAGGAGATCCCAATCGCGATCGCCTTCCCCAACCAGCACCAATCCCAGAACCCCTATCACCACAACCACAGCCAGAATTACAAAAGCCTCCTGTTCCAGAAACCTCTCCGGCGCCAGCTGCGGTGACTATTGAGGTAAAAGAAATTCAGGTTGAAGGGAGTACAATTTTTACCGCAGCTGACTGGAATCAATACACGCAGCCGAAAATAGGACAGAAAGTCACTTTAGCAGAACTCCAAGAAGTTGCTAATCAAATCACCCAGTTGTATTTGAAGCGGGGTTATATTACTTCCAGAGCAATTTTAGCAGCGCAAACAATTACCGATAGCGTTGTTAAAATTCAGGTAATTGAAGGTAGTTTAGAGAAAATTGACATTCAAGGAATCACAAGATTAAATCCTGAATATGTGCGATCGCGAATTTCTCTAGGTGCGGGAACACCGCTTTCAACAATTAAACTAGAAGACCAATTAAGGTTGCTGCGGAGTGATCCACTCTTCGCAAATGTGGAAGCCAGTTTACGTCCAGGGAGTAGCGAAGGTAAAAGTATCCTCAGAGTGCGCGTCACCGAAGCCAAATCCTTTAACACAGCCTTAAGTATTGACAATTACTCACCACCTAGCGTTGGTTCCGAAAGATTGGGAATCAGTAGTGTTTATCGTAACCTCACAGGACTTGGCGATGAATTAGCTGCATCTTATTACCGCACAACCACAGGCGGTTCCAATCTTTATGATTTCAGTTATCGAGTGCCATTAAATGCCATGAATGGGACTTTACAATTGCGAACTACAATTAACAATAATAAAGTCACCGAATCGCCTTTTGAAGTTCTCGACATTCGGGGAGAATCCGAACTTTATGAAATTAGTTATCGCCAACCCATAGTGCGATCGCTTGCAGAAGAATTTGCCTTATCCTTAGCTTTTGCAGTGCAGAATGGACAAACCTTTCTCTTTGGTCAACCCAGCCGCTTCGATAGTGGCCCAGATGCAGAAGGTAACAGCCGTACCCGCGTAATTAAATTTGGTCAAGATTACGTCAAGCGTGATTTACAAGGCGCTTGGGCATTGCGATCGCAATTCAGTTTTGGTACTGGTTTATTCGATGCTACGATTAATGTTGACCCCACGCCTGATGGTAACTTTTTCAGTTGGTTAGGACAAGTGCAACGAGTGCAAAACCTCGATGAAAATAATCGCCTAATTATCCAAGCTGATGTGCAACTAACACCCAATGGTTTATTATCTAGTCAGCAATTTGTCATTGGTGGTGGTCAATCAGTACGCGGCTATCGGCAAAATGTGCGGGCGGGTGATAATGGATTTAGACTTTCTCTAGAAGACCAGATTACTGTAAGCCGCGACCAAGGCAAAAACCCCGTCTTACAACTAGCACCATTTTTTGATTTGGGAGTAGTTTGGAATGTCGATGATAACCCCAACCGCTTACTAAAACAGAACCTTTTAGCCAGCACAGGATTAGGAGTGATATGGAAACCAGCACCAAACTTTAATCTGCGCTTAGATTATGGTCTTGGGCTGGTGAAATTGGATGATAAAGGTGATAATACTCAAGACAATGGATTTTATTTCAGTCTCGGTTATCGCCTATAA
- a CDS encoding ATP-binding cassette domain-containing protein, which yields MTNDQLRLEQINLYTKLKGNQRGYPILQDISLKIFPSECIAIVGPSGAGKTALLQLINRLNEPTSGKIYLENQEYQQIPIIQLRQDVTLVLQETKLLGMTVQQALAYPLVLRSLPKQTIQQRVNYWIEQLHIPSDWLAKTEVQLSAGQRQLVAIARALVIQPKILLLDEPTSALDIGTASHLLFVLTQLAHTHYTTILMVNHQLDLAQIFCTRLLHLQQGQLLADTTASEVDWVNLRASLIHAADQDAEEWS from the coding sequence ATGACAAATGACCAACTCCGCCTAGAACAAATTAATCTATATACCAAGCTTAAAGGTAATCAACGAGGATACCCCATATTGCAGGATATTTCCTTGAAGATATTCCCTAGTGAATGCATTGCCATTGTAGGTCCATCTGGCGCTGGTAAAACTGCCTTATTACAACTAATCAATCGCCTGAATGAACCCACTAGCGGCAAAATATATTTAGAAAATCAGGAATATCAGCAAATTCCGATTATCCAGCTACGCCAAGACGTGACACTTGTGTTGCAAGAAACAAAGCTTTTGGGGATGACAGTTCAACAAGCCTTGGCTTATCCATTAGTTTTGCGTAGTTTACCCAAACAGACAATTCAGCAACGAGTAAATTATTGGATAGAACAACTACACATTCCCAGTGATTGGTTAGCCAAAACTGAAGTGCAACTTTCAGCAGGACAAAGACAACTAGTAGCGATCGCCCGTGCTTTAGTCATCCAACCTAAAATTTTACTATTAGACGAGCCAACCTCAGCCCTAGACATCGGTACAGCTTCCCATCTGCTGTTCGTTTTAACCCAGCTGGCTCACACTCATTACACCACAATTTTAATGGTCAATCATCAGCTAGACCTAGCACAGATATTTTGCACACGACTATTGCACCTACAACAAGGTCAGTTGTTGGCAGATACAACAGCCTCTGAGGTAGACTGGGTTAATCTACGAGCTAGCTTGATACACGCAGCAGATCAAGACGCTGAAGAATGGAGTTAG
- a CDS encoding response regulator transcription factor — MGSVCIEIVEGNPHLRSLLGWHLQQLEYRVHQAASIYQAREVFLSQQPTLVILDADLPDGDGIEFCRWLHRQQQPLILMLSARTNEADIVAGLKAGADDYLSKPFGMQEFLARVEALIRRNRTPIAPAYLDYGALQIDLVQRRVRFQGEFIDLTPQEFSLLYVLAQAGGVPLSRSELLRRAWPDAIDNPRTIDTHVLSLRKKVELDPRQPSLIQTIRNVGYRFNMEILNTNIPQSQTKLPKERFSNPRSTLSTQRL; from the coding sequence GTGGGTTCGGTTTGTATTGAAATCGTTGAGGGAAATCCCCATCTCAGGTCGTTGCTGGGTTGGCACTTGCAGCAGTTGGAATATCGTGTGCATCAGGCCGCCAGCATTTATCAAGCAAGGGAAGTGTTTTTAAGCCAGCAACCGACACTAGTCATTCTTGATGCTGATTTACCTGATGGTGATGGCATTGAGTTTTGTCGTTGGTTGCACCGTCAGCAACAACCTTTAATTTTAATGCTATCAGCCCGGACTAATGAAGCCGATATCGTCGCCGGCTTGAAAGCAGGGGCTGATGACTACTTGAGCAAACCTTTTGGGATGCAGGAGTTTCTCGCACGGGTAGAAGCGTTAATTCGCCGCAATCGGACACCTATTGCGCCGGCTTATTTAGATTATGGCGCTTTGCAAATCGATTTAGTACAACGTCGTGTGCGCTTCCAAGGGGAGTTTATTGATTTAACGCCCCAAGAATTTAGCTTACTCTACGTTTTAGCACAAGCAGGAGGTGTACCCCTATCTAGATCAGAATTGCTGCGTCGCGCTTGGCCTGACGCTATTGATAACCCGCGCACTATTGACACTCACGTTTTATCGCTGCGGAAAAAAGTCGAACTTGATCCCCGACAACCTAGCTTGATTCAAACTATTCGCAATGTGGGATATCGATTTAACATGGAAATTTTGAATACTAATATTCCCCAATCACAAACAAAGTTACCTAAAGAGAGATTTAGTAATCCACGTTCTACCCTGAGTACTCAACGGTTGTAG
- a CDS encoding DUF6761 family protein, whose protein sequence is MLQDTQTIRFYQRITDAFVELWNRGYRMDDMRMYLDGYLAALRHGNVIEPYLIHRLEEEASRYLYDASNFAMTQPEPERQHDYY, encoded by the coding sequence ATGCTCCAAGACACACAAACCATCCGCTTTTACCAAAGAATCACCGACGCCTTCGTCGAGCTATGGAATCGCGGTTATCGCATGGATGATATGCGGATGTATTTGGATGGATATCTAGCCGCGCTGCGACATGGAAACGTTATCGAACCCTATCTGATTCATCGTCTAGAAGAGGAAGCAAGCCGCTACTTGTACGACGCATCGAACTTTGCCATGACACAACCAGAACCAGAACGACAACACGATTACTACTAA
- the grxD gene encoding Grx4 family monothiol glutaredoxin gives MTPELKEQIDKLVTDNKILIFMKGNKLMPQCGFSNNVVQIINTFGVPFETVDVLANSEIRQGIKEYSNWPTIPQVYIDGKFIGGSDILIEMYQNGELEQLLAIALAS, from the coding sequence ATGACGCCAGAACTCAAAGAACAAATTGATAAGTTAGTAACAGACAACAAAATTCTAATTTTCATGAAGGGAAACAAATTGATGCCTCAATGTGGTTTCTCCAACAACGTTGTACAGATTATCAATACATTTGGAGTTCCCTTTGAGACGGTTGACGTACTAGCAAACTCCGAAATTCGTCAAGGAATTAAGGAATATTCCAACTGGCCGACAATTCCCCAAGTGTATATCGATGGTAAATTTATTGGCGGTTCCGACATCCTGATTGAAATGTATCAAAATGGTGAATTAGAGCAACTTCTAGCAATTGCTCTAGCTTCGTAA